The DNA window GTCTTTAGATGGTCTTTATTATCTCTTAGAGCTAAAAGCCCGCCATGTATCCTTGGGTGAAGTGTTTTCACCCTTCCATCAAAGCATTCTGGAAAATCAGTAATACTAGATACGTCTATAACATTAATTCCTGCTTCTATAAGTGCCTTTCTCGTACCTCCTGTTGAAATAATCTCCCATCCCATATCAACAAGCTTTCTTGAAAATTCTACTATACCAGTTTTGTCATAAACACTAATTAATGCTCTTCTCATGTCTTCACTCCCTAATAATAACTTTTCTTCCATTTACAATTATCTTTTCCTCACAATATAACCTTACTGCTTCAGTAAGAAGCACATGCTCTACGTTCAGTACCTTATTTTTGATGGACTCCACATTATCCTGTTCACTTACCAGCACTGGTTTTTGAAATATTATAGGACCTGTGTCTGCACCTTCATCTACAAAATGAACTGTCGCTCCCGTGACCTTAGATCCGTACTCTAGTACAGCCCTATGGACTTTTTCTCCATAGTATCCTTTTCCACAAAAGCTCGGAATTAATGATGGATGTATATTGATTATTCTATTTCTATATTCATTGATAATGTCGCTGCTCAATATTTTTAAATATCCTGCTAATACTACAAGCTGAATGCCTCTCTTTTTTAATTCTTCTAGGATTTTTCTATTAAAGTCTGTATCATTTAAAAACTCTTTTCTATTTACGAAAATAGCATCAATGCCATTCTTCTTAGCTCTTACAAGACCATAGGCATCTTTTTTATCAGATATTACTACGCAAATCTCGCCATTAATATCTCCAGAATCTACATTGTCGATTATAGTCTGAAGATTTGTACCACTTCCAGATATAAGGACTCCCAGCCTTACTGGTGACATATTGATACGCCTCTCTCCCCTTCAATTATTTCGCCTATTACATATGCCTTTTCATCCTTAGCTTCTAAAAATTTTATTATGCTATCAGCATCTTTCTGCTCTACTGCCATTATGATGCCTATTCCCATGTTAAAAGTAGAATACATCTCATCTATTTTTATATTTCCAAGTTTCTGCATTACATTGAAAATAGGAGGAACTTCAACATGCTTTCTATTTACTACAGCTCTAAGACCACTAGAAAGCATTCTAGGAATATTCTCATAAAATCCTCCACCAGTTATATGGCTGATGCCTTTTATATCAAATTTTTCATTTAATTCTATTAAAGCATTTGAGTATATCTTTGTAGGCTTAATAAGTTCCTCGCCTAATGTGCTGCCTAGTTCATCAATGTATTGATTTACATCATATTTTTTCACATCAAAGAAAAGCTTTCTGACTAATGAAAAGCCGTTGCTGTGAAGTCCGCTAGAAGGCAAGCCTATCAGTACATCGCCTCTTTTTATGTTGTCTCCCGATATGATTTTTTTCTTATCTACTACCCCTACTGCAAAGCCAGCTAAATCATACTCTTCTATACCGTATAAGCCTGGCATCTCAGCTGTCTCTCCTCCAATGAGAGCGCATCCTGCCTTTACACATCCATTAGAAATTCCTTCTACTATGCTTGCTATTTTTTCTGGATATAGCTTGCCTGTAGCAATATAATCTAGAAAGAAAAGTGGTCTTGCCCCTTGGCAGAGTATATCATTTACGCACATGGCAACACAATCCTCCCCAATAGTGTTATGCTTGTCCATAGCAAATGCAATCATCAGCTTAGTGCCTACACCGTCTGTTCCAGATACTAATACTGGTTCATCAAGCTGGCTTTTATCTAATGCAAACATACCGCTAAACCCGCCTAAATCTGATATAACTCCTTTGGTAAAAGTTTTTTGTACATGTGTCTTCATACGTTTCACTGCTTCATATCCTGCTGTTACATCTACACCTGAGTTTTTATATGTTAATCCATTATTACTCATTAGCTTCTACCTCCTCTCTAGGTATCTCCATGGGATAATCACCATTTATACAAGCCAGACAAAAACCTTCTGCTTTTCCTGTTGATTTTATAAGCCCTTTCTCAGATAAAAAGCCTAAGCTATCTGCGTTTACCATTTCACATATTTCTTCTGGAGTTTTATTTGCTCCAACTAAATGCTTTCTATAAGGAGTATCTATTCCAAAATAACAAGGATATATAACAGGTGGCGAGCTTATTCTCAAATGCACCTCTTTTGCTCCAGATTTTTTCAGCATTTTCACTATTTTTTTGCTTGTTGTACCTCTTACTATTGAATCATCTACAAGGACTACTCTTTTTCCCTCTACATTTTCCTTTAAAACATTTAGCTTTATCTGTACTCCTTGTTCTCTATCGCTTTGATTTGGCCTAATAAACGTTCTTCCTATATATCTATTTTTAACTAATCCAATGCTGTAAGGTATTCCTGACTCTTCTGCATATCCTATAGCAGCAGATGTACCAGAATCCGGAACCGAAATCACTACATCAGCATCAGTTGGATGTTCTTTTGCTAGAATCTTTCCTGCTTCTTTTCTTGCAAGATATACGCTTATATCATCAATTCTGCTGTCTGGCCTTGCAAAGTATATGAGTTCAAATATACAGAGTCTTTTTTTGCTCCATTTATCATTGAATATGCTTTTCACACCATTTTCATCTATAATGACCATTTCTCCAGGCTCAATATCTCTTATAAACTCTGCTCCTATAGTATCTAATGCACAGCTTTCAGAGGCTAGAATGTATCCGTC is part of the Proteiniborus sp. MB09-C3 genome and encodes:
- the purN gene encoding phosphoribosylglycinamide formyltransferase yields the protein MSPVRLGVLISGSGTNLQTIIDNVDSGDINGEICVVISDKKDAYGLVRAKKNGIDAIFVNRKEFLNDTDFNRKILEELKKRGIQLVVLAGYLKILSSDIINEYRNRIINIHPSLIPSFCGKGYYGEKVHRAVLEYGSKVTGATVHFVDEGADTGPIIFQKPVLVSEQDNVESIKNKVLNVEHVLLTEAVRLYCEEKIIVNGRKVIIRE
- the purF gene encoding amidophosphoribosyltransferase, which translates into the protein MIMNLNFLDEDKLKEECGVIGVYSKEQNVTEMIYHGLYALQHRGQESAGIAINQNGAINYHKNMGLVSEVFNDNEILEKLDGNMGIGHVMYSTDEKSSAVNAQPLVVKYKKGSIAIAHNGNIVNADSLREILQDSGVVFQTTNDSEVMANMIARYHKEEIEKAVNRVMELLKGSYALVLMTENKLIGVRDNQGIRPLCLGKIDDGYILASESCALDTIGAEFIRDIEPGEMVIIDENGVKSIFNDKWSKKRLCIFELIYFARPDSRIDDISVYLARKEAGKILAKEHPTDADVVISVPDSGTSAAIGYAEESGIPYSIGLVKNRYIGRTFIRPNQSDREQGVQIKLNVLKENVEGKRVVLVDDSIVRGTTSKKIVKMLKKSGAKEVHLRISSPPVIYPCYFGIDTPYRKHLVGANKTPEEICEMVNADSLGFLSEKGLIKSTGKAEGFCLACINGDYPMEIPREEVEANE
- the purM gene encoding phosphoribosylformylglycinamidine cyclo-ligase: MSNNGLTYKNSGVDVTAGYEAVKRMKTHVQKTFTKGVISDLGGFSGMFALDKSQLDEPVLVSGTDGVGTKLMIAFAMDKHNTIGEDCVAMCVNDILCQGARPLFFLDYIATGKLYPEKIASIVEGISNGCVKAGCALIGGETAEMPGLYGIEEYDLAGFAVGVVDKKKIISGDNIKRGDVLIGLPSSGLHSNGFSLVRKLFFDVKKYDVNQYIDELGSTLGEELIKPTKIYSNALIELNEKFDIKGISHITGGGFYENIPRMLSSGLRAVVNRKHVEVPPIFNVMQKLGNIKIDEMYSTFNMGIGIIMAVEQKDADSIIKFLEAKDEKAYVIGEIIEGERGVSICHQ